One part of the Mariniblastus fucicola genome encodes these proteins:
- a CDS encoding preprotein translocase subunit SecA, translating into MQARLLIPKIKKLYDKYMEYDADQLKKETLDLGFESRTHGNIEALVARGFALVRAASMRELQMAHYDVQLTGGLAMCRGHVAEMRTGEGKTLTATLPMFVRALAGEGALLATSNDYLAYRDAMWMKPVYNLLGLSIGVIQTEMSREQRRESYKCDITYGTMKEFGFDFLRDHAARREQQQRDFYYGGASGGVAQSPMAVSVHRKPHFILIDEADSILIDDARTPLIISSAGDDSSQQQETSLYQWSADSAPKFEEDLHYWYDRERRKVDLTPEGTALVRETVKPRDLAGIGLLQMYDFIERAIQVYRDYKTDRDYVVRDGEIVIVDEATGRISEGRRWSRGIHQAIEAKEHVKVSVDTATHAKITVQSFVSRFPHMAGMTGTAWTSVREFKKIYGMGVSVIPTNRKPQRIELPIKYAPTEEEKLQQIAVDVKEIHELGRPILIGTRSIAKSEIVSNVLRQIGVQHDVLNARQIEREAEIVENAGQKSRVTVATNMAGRGTDIKIDDEVRELGGLHVIGTEMHESSRIDQQLFGRCGRQGDPGSVQLYICAEDKLLESAFGKQKADRIRKTAKIRGRRYWIRLFEKAQNKVESQHYRSRKILMFNEKQLAKSQREMGLDPILDNFE; encoded by the coding sequence GTGCAAGCCCGACTACTGATCCCCAAAATCAAAAAGCTGTACGACAAGTACATGGAGTACGACGCGGATCAGCTGAAGAAAGAAACGCTTGATCTGGGTTTCGAATCGCGGACGCACGGAAACATCGAAGCTCTGGTCGCAAGAGGATTTGCTCTGGTCCGCGCCGCTTCGATGCGGGAACTGCAGATGGCGCACTACGATGTGCAGTTGACCGGGGGATTGGCGATGTGCCGCGGGCACGTTGCCGAAATGAGAACGGGCGAAGGAAAGACTCTCACAGCAACGCTGCCAATGTTCGTTCGTGCTCTCGCCGGCGAAGGTGCCTTGCTCGCGACCAGCAACGACTACCTGGCCTATCGCGATGCGATGTGGATGAAGCCAGTCTACAATCTGCTCGGTCTGAGTATCGGCGTGATTCAAACGGAGATGTCACGCGAGCAACGTCGCGAATCCTACAAATGCGACATTACGTACGGCACGATGAAAGAGTTTGGTTTCGACTTTCTTCGAGACCATGCGGCTCGCCGTGAGCAACAGCAGCGAGATTTCTACTACGGCGGCGCATCCGGTGGAGTCGCCCAGTCGCCGATGGCGGTATCTGTTCATCGCAAACCTCACTTCATACTGATTGACGAAGCTGACAGTATCCTGATCGATGACGCGAGAACGCCGTTGATCATTTCATCAGCCGGCGACGATTCCAGCCAGCAACAGGAGACCAGCCTCTATCAATGGTCGGCTGATTCGGCGCCGAAGTTCGAAGAGGATCTTCACTACTGGTATGATCGCGAACGCCGCAAAGTTGACCTGACTCCGGAAGGAACGGCGCTGGTTCGGGAAACCGTGAAGCCACGCGATCTTGCGGGTATTGGGCTGTTGCAAATGTACGATTTCATCGAGCGAGCGATTCAGGTTTATCGTGACTACAAAACGGATCGAGACTATGTCGTGAGAGACGGTGAGATCGTGATCGTAGACGAAGCCACGGGTCGGATCTCGGAAGGTCGTCGTTGGAGTCGCGGCATCCATCAGGCGATCGAAGCCAAGGAACACGTCAAGGTTTCGGTCGATACGGCAACGCATGCCAAGATCACGGTGCAGTCTTTTGTCAGTCGCTTTCCGCACATGGCCGGGATGACAGGGACGGCGTGGACGTCGGTTCGCGAGTTCAAGAAAATCTACGGCATGGGTGTTTCAGTGATTCCAACGAATCGCAAGCCGCAACGAATAGAGTTGCCGATCAAATACGCACCGACCGAGGAAGAAAAGCTACAGCAGATTGCTGTCGACGTTAAAGAAATTCACGAACTCGGTCGCCCGATTTTGATTGGTACTCGATCGATCGCCAAATCGGAGATCGTATCGAACGTGCTGCGACAGATCGGCGTTCAACATGACGTGCTCAATGCCCGGCAGATTGAACGCGAAGCCGAGATCGTCGAAAACGCTGGCCAGAAAAGTCGTGTTACCGTCGCTACAAACATGGCGGGTCGAGGTACGGATATCAAAATCGATGACGAAGTACGCGAGCTTGGCGGACTTCATGTGATCGGCACCGAGATGCATGAATCGAGTCGAATCGATCAGCAACTTTTTGGGCGCTGTGGTCGACAGGGAGATCCGGGTTCGGTCCAGCTATATATATGTGCCGAAGACAAACTGTTAGAGTCCGCGTTCGGGAAACAGAAAGCCGATCGAATTCGCAAGACGGCAAAGATTCGCGGTCGCCGATATTGGATTCGGCTATTTGAAAAAGCACAGAACAAAGTCGAGAGCCAGCACTATCGCTCTCGCAAAATACTGATGTTCAACGAAAAACAGCTGGCGAAAAGCCAACGAGAAATGGGACTCGACCCAATTCTGGACAATTTTGAATAA
- a CDS encoding FG-GAP repeat domain-containing protein, whose amino-acid sequence MYDITLKTALLLLITLHVGCSKPPPPTPPPFVDLSDSLTGEEKRIAELITSEDLLLDLTKDLQSIASQLQGDDESVDHFATLDHLTGIAGSPSFHTDQNMPSHVQVASLSVAQLPIGSSPWSAISDMGVKWSTLKFGVLDAEFSNEERTEFTLETKSEARGSGNDELYGLKGHQQLVFAWKKDSWRLSEWIQEDLKLMKSSHQLFRDVLPDVISDPEALDKATRSHKDEIIIDWSKRGQIKLPRMDVTSWAWIGSNHIFPSVSAVDYNTDGYDDLFLTSRWGPTQMLKNNGDGTFDDVTEEVGLSEPYMVNTVLFVDLDNDGDKDAFIGRPMEKARYMRNDDGKFVDVTESHSDLGDQYFVSSITASDVNRDGLLDLYLTSYVPLQSKTVRFEDRFLTEEEREQYNLRVATTDFWVEMSGASNVLLMNRGGGKLERVPYDNLLSQWRRSFQATWADYDNDGDDDLYVCTDFAPNALLRNDTPKGAAQPVFSAADDVFPKDLQGFSMGGSWGDYDSDGDLDLYVSNMYSKAGRRILSRLGTEDGRLIASAAGNFLFENEDGRFSQVAGDGKQAVDKVGWSWGGQWSDFDNDGDLDLYVPSGYHTAPKEIAGVDT is encoded by the coding sequence TTGTACGATATAACTTTAAAAACGGCGTTGCTGTTATTGATCACGTTGCACGTAGGATGTAGCAAGCCACCGCCTCCGACACCCCCGCCGTTTGTTGATTTGTCGGATTCGCTAACCGGAGAAGAAAAGCGTATTGCGGAGCTGATCACCAGCGAAGACTTGCTGTTGGATCTGACGAAAGACCTCCAGTCGATTGCAAGCCAGCTTCAAGGCGATGACGAATCGGTAGATCATTTTGCTACGCTGGACCATCTCACAGGTATCGCTGGCAGCCCGTCCTTCCATACCGATCAAAACATGCCTTCTCATGTTCAGGTCGCAAGCCTCAGCGTGGCTCAATTGCCGATTGGAAGTTCTCCGTGGAGTGCTATCTCCGACATGGGCGTAAAATGGTCGACGTTGAAGTTCGGTGTGCTCGATGCCGAGTTTTCCAATGAGGAACGGACCGAGTTTACGCTCGAAACCAAATCGGAAGCTCGTGGCTCAGGCAATGATGAACTTTACGGGCTCAAAGGTCATCAGCAACTGGTTTTTGCCTGGAAGAAAGATAGCTGGCGATTGTCAGAATGGATTCAGGAAGACTTGAAGTTGATGAAGTCTTCTCATCAACTGTTTCGCGACGTGCTTCCAGATGTGATCTCCGACCCGGAAGCGCTTGATAAAGCCACCCGCAGCCACAAAGATGAAATCATTATCGACTGGTCGAAGCGGGGTCAAATCAAGCTTCCGCGGATGGACGTCACCAGTTGGGCATGGATCGGATCGAATCATATTTTCCCATCCGTGTCAGCGGTGGACTACAACACCGACGGCTACGATGACCTGTTCCTGACGTCACGTTGGGGACCGACTCAAATGTTGAAGAACAACGGGGACGGGACTTTCGATGATGTGACCGAAGAAGTCGGGCTGAGCGAACCGTACATGGTGAACACAGTGCTGTTCGTCGATCTGGACAACGATGGCGACAAAGACGCTTTCATCGGTCGTCCGATGGAGAAAGCCAGGTATATGCGAAACGACGACGGCAAGTTCGTCGATGTCACTGAAAGCCACTCGGACCTGGGCGATCAATACTTTGTCAGCAGTATCACGGCCTCAGACGTAAACCGCGACGGTCTGCTGGATCTGTACCTGACCAGTTACGTGCCGCTGCAAAGTAAAACCGTTCGATTTGAGGATCGCTTTCTGACAGAAGAAGAGCGGGAGCAATACAACCTGCGAGTCGCCACAACTGACTTTTGGGTTGAGATGTCGGGTGCATCAAACGTGTTGCTGATGAATCGTGGCGGTGGAAAACTCGAACGCGTCCCGTACGACAATTTGCTGTCTCAATGGCGTCGCTCGTTTCAGGCCACGTGGGCTGACTACGACAACGATGGAGACGACGACCTGTATGTCTGCACCGATTTTGCGCCCAATGCGTTGTTAAGAAACGACACTCCCAAAGGTGCCGCACAACCGGTGTTTAGTGCTGCCGATGATGTGTTTCCCAAAGACCTGCAGGGATTTTCCATGGGTGGATCGTGGGGAGACTATGACTCTGATGGTGACCTCGATTTGTACGTATCGAATATGTACTCCAAAGCCGGTCGTAGGATACTTTCCCGGTTGGGAACCGAGGACGGGCGACTGATCGCGTCAGCGGCCGGAAACTTTCTGTTCGAGAATGAAGATGGCCGATTCTCTCAGGTCGCCGGTGACGGAAAACAGGCTGTCGATAAAGTTGGCTGGTCGTGGGGAGGTCAATGGTCGGACTTTGATAACGATGGAGACCTGGATCTTTATGTTCCCAGTGGATATCACACGGCGCCGAAAGAGATTGCCGGTGTTGATACGTGA
- a CDS encoding CRTAC1 family protein, with product MTQTDGFREAEVWKKQRYTPKLKVENKIDPLTGKRPDFNFTSNSLSGNERNRMFLQHDQGNFSDVSLVSGADDTADGRSFALLDFDRDGWTDIAMMGLNAPRFRLYRNEIGDLYPDRKAYRFRLVGGLTGSEASTDQLSNRDAIGAKVKITFSSGRVYSLHKQAGEGFASQNSEVLSIGVRPGEEVEKLEVSWPGGTKTEVGKIDMSGIQVIQEID from the coding sequence ATGACTCAAACAGACGGCTTTCGCGAAGCCGAGGTGTGGAAAAAACAAAGGTATACACCGAAGCTAAAAGTAGAAAACAAGATCGATCCGCTAACGGGCAAAAGGCCGGACTTCAACTTCACCAGCAACTCGCTCAGCGGCAACGAACGCAACCGAATGTTCCTGCAGCATGATCAAGGGAACTTTAGCGACGTTTCGCTTGTCAGCGGTGCCGACGATACCGCTGACGGACGCTCCTTCGCGTTGCTTGATTTCGATCGCGATGGCTGGACAGATATCGCCATGATGGGTCTCAACGCGCCCCGATTCCGGCTTTATCGCAACGAAATTGGCGATCTCTATCCGGATCGAAAAGCGTATCGATTCCGCCTGGTCGGAGGACTTACCGGTTCCGAAGCTTCGACGGATCAACTCAGTAACCGTGACGCAATCGGTGCAAAGGTTAAAATCACCTTTAGTTCCGGGCGCGTCTACAGCCTCCACAAACAGGCCGGCGAAGGGTTTGCGAGTCAGAACTCGGAGGTGCTTTCCATTGGTGTCAGGCCGGGCGAAGAAGTTGAAAAACTGGAAGTCAGTTGGCCGGGTGGAACCAAAACGGAAGTTGGCAAAATCGACATGTCTGGCATCCAGGTCATTCAAGAGATCGATTAA
- a CDS encoding ATP-binding response regulator gives MAKILIVEDSPVDQLLIKRLLVRPDWVSQIASNGKEALELIGKLRPDIVVTDLQMPVMDGLELVKAVRENDAGLPIVLVTAKGSEQTAVDALRDGATSYSPKSKLSTDLVSTIEQVLEMSRRMRYSHDSEFFPTPKSHAVVLKNDLKLIGPTIENMQSQLPAWSDRDRLQIGMALDEALVNAMHHGNLEVDSTMREGDETNYYELIRVRQGKPPWNDRKVRVEFEFSDQHICIQVSDEGSGFDPATIPDPRTPENLHRVCGRGLFLIRNFMDQVAHNATGNQITMTKLREK, from the coding sequence ATGGCAAAAATTCTGATAGTCGAAGATTCGCCCGTCGATCAGCTCTTGATCAAGAGGCTGCTGGTGCGGCCCGATTGGGTTTCGCAAATCGCCAGCAACGGAAAAGAAGCTCTCGAGCTCATTGGAAAACTCCGTCCGGACATCGTTGTGACCGATCTACAGATGCCGGTGATGGACGGGCTGGAACTGGTGAAAGCCGTGCGTGAGAACGACGCCGGATTACCGATCGTATTGGTTACCGCCAAGGGTTCTGAGCAAACAGCGGTTGACGCACTTCGCGATGGAGCAACTTCCTATTCGCCAAAATCAAAACTCAGTACCGATCTTGTTTCCACGATCGAACAGGTTCTGGAAATGTCGCGGCGAATGCGATATTCGCATGATTCGGAATTCTTTCCCACGCCGAAATCACACGCCGTTGTGCTGAAAAACGATTTGAAACTGATCGGCCCGACGATCGAAAACATGCAATCGCAACTTCCGGCCTGGAGCGATCGCGACCGGTTACAGATCGGCATGGCGCTCGATGAAGCACTCGTCAACGCGATGCATCACGGCAATCTGGAAGTCGATTCGACCATGCGTGAGGGTGACGAAACGAATTACTACGAGTTGATCCGCGTTCGCCAGGGCAAGCCACCGTGGAACGACCGAAAGGTCCGCGTCGAGTTCGAGTTTTCCGACCAGCATATTTGCATTCAGGTATCCGACGAAGGCAGCGGCTTCGATCCGGCAACGATTCCCGACCCGCGAACTCCCGAAAATTTGCATCGCGTTTGTGGACGCGGCCTGTTCTTGATTCGCAACTTTATGGATCAGGTTGCTCACAACGCGACCGGCAATCAGATCACGATGACCAAGCTGCGTGAAAAATAG
- a CDS encoding RecQ family ATP-dependent DNA helicase produces the protein MSEDSAVQSPQQILKRTFGYDSFRGFQEAIVERTLRDQHSLVIMPTGMGKSLCFQVPAISLASRQTERRGLTLVISPLIALMKDQVDSLVRKGVSATFINSSLERGQREHRYLGIAEGKWDLLYVTPERFQKPEFLEVLDQRTIQLLAIDEAHCISQWGHDFRPDYTRVGDIRKSLGSPTTIALTATATVDVQNDIARQLGLELVRGADADDQTPASMLLFHQGIDRPNLSLEVDEVWDDDMKLDRIVEMRSSVSGPGIVYFTLIRKLVEFSDRLLAQGVDHLIYHGDLPRNRRRQLQEQFMGGDNFLVLATNAFGMGIDKEDIRYVLHADLPGSMESYYQEIGRAGRDGQPSKCLLLYDQRDLATQMEFIRWSNPDAEFYRRVFDFLDNDLEQCNAFGLEWLREKLHHRQKHDRRLETALSMLIRWDVFRGTIEPLQLERISDFPDDKFDATFIDDKLKRDQEKLLAIVQYARHEGDRKAFLNEYFGL, from the coding sequence TTGTCTGAAGATTCCGCAGTCCAGTCTCCTCAACAGATCCTGAAACGCACTTTTGGCTATGACTCGTTTCGCGGATTTCAGGAAGCGATTGTCGAACGAACGCTGCGCGACCAACACTCCCTGGTCATCATGCCGACGGGAATGGGCAAGAGCCTCTGTTTTCAGGTACCTGCGATTTCCCTGGCCAGTCGGCAAACAGAGCGGCGAGGTTTGACGCTGGTCATTTCTCCTTTGATCGCATTGATGAAAGACCAGGTGGACTCTTTGGTCCGCAAAGGCGTTTCCGCGACGTTTATCAACTCGTCGTTGGAGCGCGGTCAGCGAGAGCATCGTTATCTGGGAATCGCAGAAGGCAAATGGGATTTGCTGTACGTGACTCCAGAGCGTTTTCAAAAGCCAGAATTTCTGGAAGTGCTCGACCAGAGAACGATTCAGCTTCTGGCGATCGATGAGGCTCATTGCATCAGCCAGTGGGGCCACGATTTTCGCCCGGACTACACCCGAGTCGGCGACATTCGCAAGTCTCTCGGCTCGCCAACAACAATCGCTTTGACGGCAACCGCGACGGTGGATGTGCAGAACGATATCGCGCGGCAGTTGGGACTGGAACTGGTTCGGGGTGCAGATGCGGATGACCAGACTCCGGCGTCGATGCTGCTGTTTCATCAAGGCATCGATCGACCGAACCTGTCACTTGAGGTCGACGAAGTTTGGGACGACGACATGAAACTGGATCGGATTGTTGAGATGCGATCATCCGTTAGCGGGCCCGGCATCGTTTACTTCACGCTGATTCGCAAGCTGGTCGAGTTCAGCGATCGACTGTTGGCTCAGGGCGTGGACCATCTAATCTATCATGGCGATCTGCCTCGCAATCGACGGCGGCAGTTGCAGGAACAGTTTATGGGCGGCGATAACTTTCTGGTTTTGGCCACCAATGCGTTCGGCATGGGAATCGACAAGGAGGACATCCGCTATGTGCTACACGCGGATTTGCCTGGTTCGATGGAGAGCTACTATCAGGAAATTGGCCGCGCCGGACGCGACGGTCAGCCTTCGAAGTGTTTGCTGCTTTATGACCAACGCGATCTGGCGACGCAGATGGAGTTCATCCGTTGGAGCAATCCGGACGCGGAATTCTATCGTCGCGTGTTTGACTTTCTGGATAACGATCTGGAACAGTGCAACGCGTTTGGACTGGAGTGGTTGCGCGAGAAACTTCACCATCGCCAAAAACATGATCGACGCCTGGAAACAGCACTCTCGATGCTAATTCGTTGGGACGTTTTTCGCGGCACAATCGAACCGCTGCAGCTGGAACGAATTTCCGATTTTCCAGATGACAAGTTTGATGCCACGTTCATCGATGACAAACTTAAACGCGATCAGGAAAAGCTGTTGGCGATCGTGCAGTACGCGCGACATGAAGGGGATCGGAAAGCGTTTCTGAACGAGTACTTCGGTCTGTAG
- a CDS encoding serine/threonine-protein kinase: MSQESALKVLHELTAAGLLSSDAVTRFSTEIESGADALLDKLLAENVITQWQADKFRAGQASDIFLGEYLVLRELGRGGMGTVLLARHRRMDREVAIKVLPVTAMESESAVARFYQEVKVAAKLIHPNIVHAYDAGEHHGFHYLVMEFVEGHDLAHVVHEIGPLPLSMALDYLRQAAVGLKWAHGEQVIHRDIKPSNLLLDSKGNIKILDMGLARGTGSNGTLDGKSIHLTTTGQVMGTVEFMSPEQAEDTRLADERSDIYSLGCTFYRLLNNVGPYSRDTVVKTILAHRNEPIPRLPQTGDPLQDGAQLIFEKMVAKRPEDRYQDMEQLISDIDQIDELENQDEPVTELRDDEVIEVPEPSMKVATKPVASEPIASEPVSTSREFPTTAVAIRIEDDGSITNLPSSSNVIDLSNNDLAHIAPTLATPGSASANTKPSQANVFRIEEDKPSRGLQLIIGAIVAFVLAVALPYGIAGLFVGTAVWWISRRHQKEMRTCIRAVDRIWMTRAAKFAALASVIIGVFRLVFFF, from the coding sequence ATGTCGCAAGAATCGGCTCTGAAAGTACTCCATGAACTGACCGCCGCCGGTCTGCTTTCGTCGGACGCGGTGACGCGGTTCAGCACCGAAATAGAATCCGGCGCTGATGCGCTGCTGGATAAACTGTTGGCTGAAAACGTAATCACGCAATGGCAAGCCGACAAGTTTCGTGCTGGTCAGGCGAGCGACATTTTCCTCGGCGAGTATCTTGTCCTTCGAGAGCTTGGACGCGGCGGCATGGGCACGGTTTTGCTGGCTCGGCATCGTCGCATGGATCGCGAAGTCGCCATCAAGGTTTTGCCCGTGACCGCGATGGAATCGGAGTCAGCAGTGGCTCGTTTTTATCAGGAAGTCAAAGTCGCCGCCAAGCTGATTCATCCGAACATCGTTCACGCTTACGATGCCGGCGAACATCATGGATTTCACTATCTGGTGATGGAATTCGTCGAAGGCCACGACCTCGCGCACGTGGTTCACGAGATCGGACCGCTGCCGCTTTCGATGGCGTTGGACTATCTCCGTCAGGCTGCCGTAGGACTCAAATGGGCTCATGGTGAACAGGTCATCCATCGGGATATCAAACCTTCGAATCTGTTGCTCGACAGTAAAGGCAACATCAAAATCTTGGACATGGGACTGGCGAGAGGCACCGGCAGCAACGGTACGCTTGACGGGAAATCAATTCATCTGACGACCACTGGCCAGGTAATGGGAACCGTAGAGTTCATGTCGCCTGAGCAAGCCGAAGACACGCGGCTTGCGGACGAACGTTCCGATATCTATTCGCTCGGTTGCACCTTCTATCGATTGCTCAACAACGTCGGTCCGTACTCGCGGGACACCGTTGTCAAAACCATTCTGGCGCACCGCAACGAACCGATTCCGCGGCTTCCTCAAACTGGCGATCCGCTGCAGGACGGGGCGCAATTGATCTTTGAGAAAATGGTGGCCAAGCGACCTGAAGATCGATACCAGGACATGGAACAATTGATTTCAGACATCGACCAAATCGATGAGCTTGAGAATCAGGACGAACCGGTGACAGAACTTCGAGACGACGAAGTCATTGAGGTTCCGGAGCCGTCGATGAAAGTAGCGACGAAACCAGTAGCCTCGGAACCCATCGCATCAGAACCTGTTTCGACTTCCAGAGAGTTTCCGACCACCGCGGTGGCGATTCGGATTGAAGACGATGGCTCGATTACGAATCTACCGTCGTCCAGCAACGTTATCGATTTGTCGAACAACGATCTGGCTCATATCGCGCCAACGCTTGCCACTCCGGGTTCAGCATCGGCAAATACGAAACCATCCCAAGCCAACGTTTTTCGTATCGAAGAAGACAAACCATCGCGGGGACTGCAGTTGATCATCGGCGCCATTGTCGCCTTTGTGTTGGCTGTTGCATTGCCCTATGGAATCGCAGGACTATTCGTCGGCACCGCCGTGTGGTGGATTTCACGGCGTCATCAAAAAGAAATGAGAACCTGTATTCGCGCAGTCGATAGAATCTGGATGACCAGAGCTGCCAAGTTCGCTGCTCTTGCATCGGTGATCATCGGCGTCTTCCGACTTGTTTTCTTCTTCTAA
- a CDS encoding galactose-1-phosphate uridylyltransferase, giving the protein MSDIRFDPISGQWVTIAPNRNDRPVEFIPAERVIKRLLCPFCAGNELETPATLASYDASGNKVEDEDPWLVRVVPNKFPSFSVANGRNCEPSAANAQAPGNGLYESFCTHGIQELVVPSSKHIQSFSDLTKNETRVTHFAYRDRIRSAAEQDLAHAMLFTNCRSAAGASLEHIHSQLIVSPIVSAAVSQRIERNRTYHSDHGRHLIHALNEWELDQQHRVVERTENFSVICPYASRFAFQVWIVPNAELPTFQKCSDSALEELGELTRKQVTRLESVLDAPAYNVLYHLPPFSEMENQPWYVEIFPRITTPAGFELGTDFWVNPVSPEVATRRLRQVTA; this is encoded by the coding sequence ATGTCTGACATTCGCTTTGATCCGATTTCGGGGCAATGGGTTACTATCGCGCCCAATCGCAATGATCGCCCCGTTGAATTTATCCCGGCGGAACGCGTTATCAAACGTTTGCTCTGTCCTTTCTGCGCCGGAAATGAACTGGAAACTCCAGCCACGCTGGCCTCCTATGACGCGTCAGGCAACAAAGTCGAAGACGAAGACCCCTGGCTTGTTCGCGTCGTTCCCAACAAGTTCCCCTCCTTTTCCGTTGCCAATGGACGCAACTGCGAGCCTTCCGCTGCAAACGCACAGGCTCCGGGCAACGGGCTCTACGAATCTTTTTGTACTCATGGAATTCAGGAATTGGTGGTCCCCAGTTCAAAGCACATCCAGAGTTTTTCGGATCTAACAAAAAACGAAACGCGAGTGACTCACTTTGCTTACCGAGATCGAATTCGATCGGCTGCCGAACAGGACCTGGCGCACGCCATGCTGTTTACAAACTGTCGGTCAGCTGCGGGTGCTTCGTTGGAACACATTCACAGCCAGTTAATCGTTTCGCCGATCGTGAGCGCGGCCGTTAGCCAACGGATTGAACGCAACAGGACGTATCACAGCGACCATGGTCGACATCTGATTCATGCACTCAACGAATGGGAGTTGGATCAGCAACATCGTGTCGTCGAAAGGACAGAGAATTTCTCCGTGATCTGTCCATACGCCAGCCGGTTCGCGTTTCAGGTGTGGATCGTGCCAAACGCGGAGCTTCCAACGTTCCAAAAATGCTCTGACTCTGCGCTCGAAGAGCTGGGAGAGCTTACGCGAAAGCAAGTCACTCGACTCGAATCGGTATTGGACGCGCCAGCCTACAACGTGCTGTATCACTTGCCTCCATTTTCAGAGATGGAGAATCAGCCTTGGTACGTCGAGATCTTTCCTCGCATAACGACGCCAGCCGGTTTCGAGTTGGGCACCGATTTTTGGGTCAATCCGGTTTC